A region of Rattus rattus isolate New Zealand chromosome 7, Rrattus_CSIRO_v1, whole genome shotgun sequence DNA encodes the following proteins:
- the Pdxp gene encoding pyridoxal phosphate phosphatase: protein MARCERLRGAALRDVLGQAQGVLFDCDGVLWNGERIVPGAPELLQRLAQAGKATLFVSNNSRRARPELALRFARLGFTGLRAEELFSSAVCAARLLRQRLPGPPDAPGAVFVLGGEGLRAELRAAGLRLAGDPGDDPRVRAVLVGYDEHFSFAKLTEACAHLRDPDCLLVATDRDPWHPLTDGSRTPGERGTGRWDVRRAPSHVS from the coding sequence ATGGCGCGCTGCGAGCGGCTGCGCGGCGCGGCTCTGCGCGACGTGCTGGGCCAGGCGCAGGGCGTCTTGTTCGACTGCGACGGGGTGCTGTGGAACGGCGAGCGCATCGTTCCGGGTGCCCCTGAGCTGCTGCAGCGGCTGGCGCAGGCGGGCAAGGCCACGCTGTTCGTGAGCAACAACAGCCGGCGCGCGCGGCCCGAGCTGGCGCTGCGCTTCGCCCGCCTGGGTTTCACGGGGCTGCGCGCCGAGGAGCTCTTCAGCTCCGCGGTGTGTGCCGCCCGCCTCCTGCGCCAGCGCCTGCCCGGGCCTCCCGACGCACCCGGCGCTGTGTTCGTGCTGGGTGGCGAGGGGCTGCGCGCCGAGCTGCGTGCCGCGGGGCTGCGCCTGGCCGGGGACCCCGGCGACGACCCGCGCGTGCGCGCCGTGCTCGTAGGCTACGACGAGCATTTTTCCTTCGCCAAGTTGACCGAGGCGTGCGCGCACCTGCGCGACCCCGACTGCCTGCTAGTGGCCACAGATCGCGACCCTTGGCACCCACTCACCGACGGAAGCCGGACCCCCGGTGAGCGCGGGACTGGGCGCTGGGATGTGCGCAGGGCCCCATCTCACGTCTCTTAA